In Uranotaenia lowii strain MFRU-FL chromosome 2, ASM2978415v1, whole genome shotgun sequence, one genomic interval encodes:
- the LOC129743039 gene encoding uncharacterized protein LOC129743039, translated as MPKTKSDERVEDAIIRRKAILTNLSDVERFTREFNVDRDAGRLQVRQDLVDRIYDQFQKAQTVIEKWDGPDRLEMRLAERSTIEERFCEVKAFLLNNIPERLSSSTSAEPTAPASTAMFHLRLPKIDLPRFDGDFSRWLSFRDTFKSMVHSNPDVPAVAKLQYLLQSLEGDAKKPFESVNVETDNYIITWDALMKRYDNQRYLKRQLFRAMYDLQPLRKESAKDLHALTDDFDRHVKAMAKLGEPVGYWDTPLVNLLCYKLDPTTLRAWEEKTSDLREITYQELTDFLYSRAMMLKTIVSEEQRNLQAIPARMTGSQPKKAFRLVANPVASDPKPDLPVCVVCSERHHLFRCRQFASFSPYNRRQVVTSHRLCWNCFNSGHLSRSCSSRHTCRFCNGKHNSLLHDAIKSTNFNSVPKPTSLSSKPPLPAPQRSTAPPDADPQPSSSSQQVCMTVQTSNSTVLLETVMLLVVDSTGKEIPARALLDSASMCSFMTKKLANTLDLRRSTVDIAVSGIGESSKQIKRQLTAKIRSTVTKYATKLDFLILKRPTVCLPTVRIDVAAWKIPDVDLADPHFFIPADIDLIVGGEVYHELHGGSKISLGNEMPTLVETVFGWAVSGSVPINSSVTPRLCHLTTIDRDLEQSIERFWELESLLPSQALSAEEMKCEEVFSATTTRDSSGRFVVRLPLTSDPLVRVGESRSIAERRFQSLERRLKRDPATREAYVCFMADYERLGHMIKLTDPVDDSVPHCYLPHHPVFKESSTSTKVRVVFDASCKTSTGYSINDMQLVGPTIQDDLLSIIMRFRTHPIALVADIEKMYRQIQLHLDDCTYQRILWRQSPEEPLATFELQTVTYGFASAPFLATRALQRLAEDEVSRFPVATPVFKNDFYVDDCLTGAEDVESAVQLRREASALAASAGLPLKKWASNVPEALRGIPPEDLAVSAIHSLQDDQAVSTLGLVWETRSDVLRFRVQLPLPAPVLTKRKIMSYIAQIFDPLGLVGPIITVAKLFMQRLWGLRTENGESFEWDRPLPASYQADWKEFHSTLDTIATIQVPRYVSSANATSFQLHFFSDASEKAYGSCCYIRSECNGVVRVILLTSKSKVAPLKSHHSIARLELCGAVLSVSLSEKVNRALKLPAEVFFWTDSSTVLQWLQSPPNRWKTFVANRVSKIQNSTDVDLWMHVRGESNPADVLSRGISPPELVNHPLWWTGSPWLQLPPSQWPRTELSACQTSSTSEMRVPVAALPAVVKDDEFADRIFGMYSSYQKLRRSIAHCMRYFRLLKAAARKTKIDPFQALTTADLQEADLTLCRLAQKQCFPEELATLASSGRLPSSSQLKYIRTKLESDGVIRIRGVLANATVPEATKHQVVLLAKHPLSNLLAKYYHENLIHAGPQLMLATIRQKYWIIGGRNLVRRTFHECHKCFRCRPKMIQQSIADLPTSRVAPRRPFAVSGVDYCGPVYIKSLVRNRGPTKAYVCIFVCFTTRAVHIELVSDLSTPAFIAALRRFSARRNFPHEIHSDNGTAFRGANNELHRIYQMLKTEHGGRKNILDWCAESGVAWHFIPPRSPHFGGLWEAAVKSAKHHLLREIGHSNISYEDMTTLLAEVEMCLNSRPLIPMPTESDELEALTPGHFLVGESLRSPPEEDVTTVPDNQLSHWKLTQKRFQRIWRRWYPEYLQQLQARATKHRRTSTVIQPNQMVIIQDDLLPPAQWPLGIITAVHPGKDGIVRVVTLRTAKRDVVSRCVNKLALLPVPEQPETNPADEQPVGEPVTAVPETNHE; from the coding sequence ATGCCGAAAACCAAGTCAGACGAAAGAGTGGAGGATGCCATCATTCGTCGCAAGGCTATTTTGACAAACCTGTCGGATGTTGAAAGGTTTACGAGAGAGTTCAACGTAGATCGTGATGCTGGGCGCCTTCAAGTTCGACAAGATCTAGTTGATCGGATCTACGACCAATTTCAAAAGGCGCAAACCGTCATCGAGAAGTGGGATGGGCCAGACCGGCTTGAAATGCGTTTGGCTGAAAGATCGACCATCGAGGAAAGGTTTTGTGAGGTGAAAGCATTCCTGTTGAACAACATCCCAGAAAGGTTGAGTAGTTCCACATCAGCAGAGCCGACCGCACCAGCCAGCACAGCTATGTTTCACCTACGTCTGCCCAAAATAGATCTACCGAGGTTCGATGGTGATTTTTCGCGATGGTTGTCGTTCCGAGACACGTTCAAGTCCATGGTGCACTCGAATCCAGATGTTCCAGCGGTTGCAAAGCTGCAGTACCTGCTACAAAGTTTAGAAGGCGATGCAAAGAAACCTTTCGAGTCCGTGAACGTAGAGACTGACAACTATATCATAACTTGGGATGCGTTGATGAAGCGGTATGATAACCAGCGGTACCTGAAACGACAGCTCTTCAGGGCAATGTACGACCTCCAACCTTTGAGAAAAGAATCTGCGAAGGATCTCCATGCATTGACGGATGACTTTGATCGCCATGTGAAGGCCATGGCTAAACTGGGTGAGCCGGTAGGTTACTGGGATACACCGCTAGTGAATCTTCTGTGCTACAAGCTGGATCCAACGACTCTGCGAGCCTGGGAGGAGAAAACGAGCGACCTTAGAGAAATCACTTACCAAGAGTTGACCGATTTCTTGTATTCTCGAGCGATGATGCTGAAGACGATCGTTTCAGAAGAGCAGCGCAACCTACAAGCGATTCCAGCGAGGATGACGGGATCCCAACCGAAGAAGGCGTTCCGATTAGTAGCCAATCCTGTTGCGTCTGATCCAAAACCCGATTTACCAGTGTGCGTAGTATGTTCGGAACGACACCATCTATTTCGCTGTAGGCAATTCGCAAGTTTTTCTCCCTACAACCGACGGCAAGTTGTCACATCCCATCGTTTGTGTTGGAATTGTTTCAATTCCGGCCATTTATCACGATCCTGTTCCTCCAGACACACTTGTCGTTTCTGCAATGGAAAGCATAATTCTCTCCTCCATGATGCGATCAAGTCCACCAACTTCAATTCGGTTCCGAAACCAACTTCGCTTTCATCGAAGCCGCCACTCCCAGCTCCGCAGCGCAGTACCGCTCCTCCAGATGCAGATCCGCAACCATCATCATCGAGCCAACAAGTCTGTATGACTGTTCAGACATCAAACAGTACAGTTTTGTTAGAAACAGTAATGCTTCTGGTGGTTGACAGTACGGGGAAGGAAATTCCGGCGCGGGCGCTCCTTGATTCCGCTAGCATGTGCAGCTTCATGACGAAGAAGTTGGCCAACACTCTCGATCTTCGCCGTTCTACCGTTGACATTGCCGTTTCAGGGATTGGTGAGTCATCCAAGCAGATCAAGCGCCAGTTAACAGCGAAGATTCGCTCAACAGTAACAAAGTACGCCACGAAGCTAGATTTCCTCATCCTCAAAAGGCCAACAGTTTGCCTACCGACAGTTAGAATTGATGTTGCTGCTTGGAAAATTCCCGACGTTGACCTGGCTGATCcacattttttcattcctgCGGACATTGACCTCATCGTTGGCGGAGAAGTGTACCATGAACTTCACGGCGGCAGCAAGATTTCCCTCGGCAATGAGATGCCGACTTTAGTGGAGACTGTTTTTGGATGGGCTGTATCCGGATCGGTTCCGATAAATTCCTCCGTAACACCCCGGTTATGCCATCTTACGACCATCGATCGAGACCTAGAACAATCCATCGAAAGGTTCTGGGAACTCGAATCTCTGTTGCCGTCCCAAGCTCTATCAGCTGAAGAAATGAAGTGTGAAGAAGTGTTCAGTGCTACCACCACTCGCGATTCGTCCGGTCGTTTCGTAGTTAGATTGCCACTCACTAGTGACCCCCTGGTACGTGTTGGTGAATCAAGATCCATCGCCGAGCGCCGCTTCCAAAGTCTAGAGAGGAGACTTAAGCGAGATCCTGCCACTCGAGAAGCCTACGTTTGTTTCATGGCCGACTACGAACGTTTGGGCCATATGATTAAGTTGACTGATCCAGTAGACGACTCTGTCCCCCACTGCTATCTACCACATCATCCAGTCTTCAAGGAGTCAAGCACAAGCACCAAAGTCCGTGTTGTTTTTGACGCTTCGTGCAAGACATCAACCGGTTACTCCATCAACGATATGCAGTTGGTGGGACCTACTATCCAGGACGATCTACTGTCGATCATTATGCGCTTCCGAACCCACCCAATCGCACTCGTAGCCGACATTGAAAAGATGTACCGCCAAATACAACTGCACCTAGACGACTGTACGTACCAACGCATTCTCTGGCGCCAAAGTCCTGAAGAGCCTCTCGCAACGTTTGAGCTGCAGACTGTGACGTACGGTTTCGCTTCAGCACCATTTTTGGCCACGCGCGCTTTACAACGTCTCGCTGAGGATGAAGTCAGTCGTTTTCCTGTTGCCACCCCAGTTTTCAAGAACGACTTCTACGTTGACGACTGTTTGACTGGTGCCGAAGATGTCGAATCCGCCGTTCAACTCCGCCGAGAAGCATCCGCTCTAGCTGCTTCTGCCGGTTTACCACTCAAGAAATGGGCATCCAATGTTCCTGAAGCGCTTCGAGGTATTCCTCCAGAAGATTTAGCCGTATCCGCAATCCACAGCCTGCAGGACGATCAGGCTGTCTCTACGCTCGGACTTGTTTGGGAAACAAGGTCTGACGTTCTACGTTTTCGAGTCCAATTGCCCCTGCCAGCTCCAGTTCTCACAAAGCGCAAGATAATGTCGTACATCGCCCAGATCTTCGATCCACTCGGTTTGGTTGGACCGATTATTACCGTCGCCAAACTGTTCATGCAGCGTTTGTGGGGACTTCGAACAGAGAACGGAGAATCTTTCGAATGGGATCGCCCACTACCAGCGTCGTACCAGGCCGATTGGAAGGAGTTTCATAGCACGCTGGATACCATCGCCACGATCCAAGTTCCTCGATACGTGTCTTCCGCCAATGCCACATCCTTTCAGTTGCATTTCTTTTCGGATGCGTCGGAGAAGGCCTACGGCAGCTGCTGCTACATTCGGTCCGAATGTAATGGAGTCGTCCGTGTCATATTGCTGACATCGAAGTCGAAGGTCGCACCGCTGAAGAGCCACCATAGCATTGCCCGTTTGGAACTTTGTGGAGCCGTTCTGTCTGTCAGCCTATCCGAGAAGGTCAACCGTGCTCTCAAGTTGCCTGCCGAAGTGTTCTTCTGGACTGATTCCTCGACGGTTCTTCAGTGGCTACAATCACCGCCCAATCGCTGGAAGACATTTGTGGCCAACCGAGTGTCTAAGATCCAGAATTCGACCGATGTAGATTTGTGGATGCATGTTCGCGGAGAATCGAATCCAGCCGATGTTCTGTCCCGTGGAATAAGTCCGCCTGAGCTCGTCAATCATCCGCTTTGGTGGACTGGATCTCCATGGCTCCAGTTACCGCCTTCGCAGTGGCCACGAACCGAGTTGTCAGCCTGCCAAACCAGTTCGACGAGTGAAATGAGAGTTCCAGTTGCCGCGCTTCCAGCTGTCGTGAAGGATGACGAGTTTGCAGATCGTATCTTCGGAATGTACTCCAGTTACCAAAAACTCAGGCGCTCCATCGCTCACTGCATGCGATACTTCCGCTTGTTGAAAGCTGCTGCACGGAAGACGAAaattgacccattccaagcacttACCACCGCCGATCTGCAAGAAGCAGATTTGACACTGTGTCGTCTTGCCCAGAAACAGTGTTTTCCTGAGGAGTTAGCCACCCTAGCATCGTCCGGTCGTCTTCCGTCTTCATCGCAGTTGAAGTACATCCGTACAAAACTAGAATCAGATGGAGTCATTCGGATTAGAGGAGTTCTGGCCAACGCAACCGTTCCGGAAGCTACGAAACATCAAGTTGTTCTGCTCGCGAAACACCCGCTTTCAAACCTGTTGGCGAAGTATTATCATGAGAATTTAATTCACGCCGGCCCACAACTAATGCTCGCCACGATCCGTCAAAAGTACTGGATCATTGGTGGACGCAATCTAGTGCGCCGCACATTCCATGAGTGCCACAAATGTTTCCGATGCAGACCAAAGATGATCCAGCAAAGCATCGCAGATTTGCCTACGTCTCGTGTTGCGCCCCGAAGACCGTTTGCCGTTTCTGGTGTAGACTATTGCGGACCAGTTTACATCAAGTCTCTCGTCCGAAACCGAGGCCCAACGAAAGCATACGTTTGCATCTTCGTTTGCTTTACCACACGTGCCGTTCACATCGAGTTGGTGTCTGATCTCTCCACGCCGGCCTTCATCGCTGCTCTTCGCCGATTTTCTGCCCGCCGAAACTTTCCCCACGAGATCCACAGCGACAATGGCACTGCGTTCCGAGGTGCAAATAACGAGTTGCATAGAATCTACCAGATGCTGAAAACCGAACACGGAGGACGCAAGAACATCCTGGATTGGTGTGCAGAATCTGGAGTTGCGTGGCATTTCATACCACCTCGTTCGCCCCATTTCGGAGGTCTATGGGAAGCAGCAGTGAAATCAGCGAAGCACCATCTGCTGAGGGAAATCGGCCACTCCAACATTTCGTACGAGGACATGACGACGTTACTAGCCGAGGTGGAGATGTGTTTGAACTCCAGACCCTTGATCCCGATGCCAACCGAATCCGACGAATTGGAAGCCCTGACACCTGGACATTTCCTTGTCGGTGAAAGCCTGCGATCTCCACCCGAAGAAGACGTGACAACTGTTCCGGACAATCAACTGTCGCATTGGAAGCTCACGCAGAAACGGTTCCAACGAATCTGGCGTAGAtggtacccagaatatctgCAGCAGCTTCAAGCCCGAGCCACCAAGCACCGTAGAACATCAACTGTAATCCAGCCCAACCAAATGGTGATCATCCAAGACGATCTACTTCCGCCAGCCCAATGGCCACTAGGGATCATCACAGCCGTTCATCCTGGGAAAGACGGCATCGTACGAGTGGTCACCTTACGCACTGCGAAGCGAGATGTCGTTTCCAGGTGTGTCAACAAACTTGCCCTGTTACCCGTACCAGAACAAcccgaaaccaatccagctgaTGAGCAGCCCGTTGGAGAACCGGTCACCGCAGTTCCTGAAACTAATCATGAGTAg